The Argentina anserina chromosome 3, drPotAnse1.1, whole genome shotgun sequence genome includes a region encoding these proteins:
- the LOC126789580 gene encoding heterogeneous nuclear ribonucleoprotein 1-like, producing MEPDIGKIFIGGISWDTDEEQLKEYFKKYGEVVEAVIMRDRATGRARGFGFVVFDDPAVADRVVKDKHMIDSRTVEAKKAVPKEDQHILNRSGGAHSSPGPGRTRKIFVGGLASTVTENDFRTYFDQFGTVTDVVVMYDHNTQRPRGFGFITYDSEEAVDRVLHKTFHELNGKMVEVKRAVPKEQSPGPIRSPQIGYNYSPGRASNLLNNYAQGYNMSVVGGIGVGMDNRFSPISSGRSGGFSPIGASRYGMGMNLEPGLSSNYGGNSNFGNSLGYALMLSPTYNGNSNRYTNPIGYNAGNGRSTSLVNSPTRNVWGNSGINNAMSPGSSGAYFSSPNGGFGISGSTLGPSSFSTQGRGTLSGFSSPSNYRNGSNSFGLEGAGYGRINGTGVTPGSSFPTSTAGYEGSYGDFYHNGSVHGDSTWHSSTPVLEGSSTFSYGLGDIAPGATANNSQDYIGSYNVSSRQPNRGIAA from the exons ATGGAACCAGATATCGGCAAGATCTTCATTGGTGGGATTTCATGGGACACAGATGAGGAACAGCTTAAGGAATATTTTAAGAAGTATGGAGAGGTGGTGGAAGCTGTGATCATGAGGGATCGGGCAACCGGTCGTGCTCGTGGCTTTGGTTTTGTTGTCTTTGATGATCCTGCTGTCGCAGACAGGGTCGTTAAGGATAAGCACATGATCGATAGCCGCACA GTGGAAGCAAAGAAGGCTGTTCCTAAGGAGGATCAGCACATTTTAAACAGATCTGGGGGTGCACATAGTTCTCCTGGACCTGGGCGCACGAGAAAGATTTTTGTTGGGGGTTTAGCATCCACAGTCACTGAGAATGACTTCAGGACATACTTTGATCAGTTTGGTACTGTCACTGATGTTGTAGTAATGTATGATCACAACACCCAAAGGCCTAGAGGCTTCGGATTTATCACTTATGACTCAGAGGAGGCAGTGGATAGAGTTCTGCATAAAACATTCCATGAACTCAATGGAAAGATGGTTGAGGTCAAGAGGGCAGTCCCTAAAGAGCAATCTCCAGGACCCATCCGGAGCCCTCAGATAGGATACAACTATAGTCCAGGTAGGGCCAGTAACTTACTTAACAATTATGCTCAGGGTTACAATATGAGCGTAGTTGGGGGAATTGGTGTTGGTATGGATAACAGGTTCAGTCCAATTTCTAGTGGTCGTAGTGGGGGGTTTTCTCCAATTGGGGCTAGTAGATATGGAATGGGTATGAATTTGGAGCCAGGGTTGAGCTCAAACTATGGTGGGAATTCCAACTTCGGTAATAGTCTAGGATATGCACTGATGTTGAGCCCCACTTATAATGGAAATTCCAACAGGTACACTAACCCTATTGGATATAATGCTGGTAATGGAAGGAGCACCTCTCTAGTAAACTCACCTACTCGGAATGTCTGGGGAAATAGTGGCATCAACAATGCCATGAGCCCTGGGAGTTCGGGGGCTTACTTTAGCTCTCCAAATGGGGGGTTTGGCATTAGTGGTTCGACTTTGGGCCCCAGTTCCTTTTCAACTCAAGGTAGAGGGACTCTATCGGGCTTTTCTAGTCCCAGTAATTACAGGAATGGAAGTAACAGCTTTGGGTTGGAAGGAGCAGGATATGGAAGAATCAATGGGACTGGTGTAACCCCAGGATCATCATTTCCTACATCGACTGCTGGTTATGAGGGGTCATATGGAGACTTCTACCATAATGGTTCAGTTCATGGTGATTCAACTTGGCACTCTTCCACTCCTGTGCTAGAAGGTTCTAGTACATTTAGCTATGGGCTGGGTGATATTGCTCCCGGTGCCACAGCCAATAATTCCCAGGATTACATCGGAAGCTACAATGTTAGCAGTAGACAACCAAATAGAG GAATTGCCGCTTAG
- the LOC126786352 gene encoding uncharacterized protein LOC126786352: MDSPQSVVSPFKTSVVSEPEKPKSDCFVRANSGPYSNGIEAGRQETNVSNVEDFIGVVEVYVHQARDIHNICIYHKQDVYAKLCLTSDPELAASTKTINGGGQNPVFNDKVQLNVRTVDASVKCEIWMLSRVKNYLEDQLLGFALVPMSEVLIKNGKLEKEFPLSSTDLFHSPAGFVKLSLSYSGDLPELMSLAANPIMEDTEITDSIPCEELDKMEFPDPDIANEDQMMVSEYIKIPCSEFESRSSESFVTADGETHVSSEVEVHAAESFSTAAFGSIQAQKLDSPPSSVSTNGVSSPSVQASSESSDAPATSESLNQEQVSASKEKRADLKDGETGSSGEVPIDTISKPVVTVNIPEQNVVQQDFVDMYMKSMQQFTESLAKMKLPVDIESPTSSGNSSSDQNLATPKTNGSRVFYGSRAFF, translated from the coding sequence ATGGATTCCCCTCAATCTGTTGTGTCTCCATTCAAAACCTCTGTTGTTTCTGAGCCTGAGAAGCCGAAATCTGACTGTTTTGTTCGTGCCAACTCGGGACCATATTCTAATGGAATCGAGGCTGGTAGACAGGAAACCAATGTTTCTAATGTAGAGGACTTCATTGGTGTTGTTGAGGTTTATGTTCATCAGGCCAGGGACATACACAACATCTGCATTTACCACAAGCAGGATGTTTATGCTAAGCTGTGCCTGACTAGTGATCCAGAACTTGCAGCATCCACCAAAACCATAAATGGTGGTGGTCAGAATCCAGTCTTCAATGACAAGGTCCAGCTTAATGTTCGGACTGTTGATGCCTCTGTCAAATGCGAGATTTGGATGCTGAGCAGGGTGAAGAATTATCTTGAAGATCAGTTGCTGGGGTTTGCTTTGGTTCCTATGTCAGAGGTGCTCATCAAGAATGGAAAGCTAGAGAAAGAATTCCCTCTTTCCTCAACCGATCTCTTTCATTCCCCAGCAGGGTTTGTAAAATTGTCTCTCTCTTATTCTGGAGATTTACCAGAGCTGATGTCCTTGGCCGCAAATCCCATTATGGAGGACACAGAGATAACTGATTCTATTCCTTGTGAAGAATTAGATAAGATGGAGTTCCCAGACCCGGACATTGCCAATGAAGACCAGATGATGGTTTCTGAGTATATTAAGATCCCATGTTCTGAGTTTGAGTCTCGGAGCTCTGAGAGCTTTGTTACTGCTGATGGTGAAACTCATGTCAGTTCTGAAGTGGAGGTTCATGCTGCAGAAAGCTTCTCTACGGCTGCTTTTGGTTCTATTCAGGCTCAGAAGCTTGACTCTCCCCCGAGCAGTGTGTCAACCAATGGGGTTTCATCCCCATCAGTCCAAGCAAGCTCAGAGTCATCTGATGCTCCAGCAACTTCAGAATCTCTGAATCAGGAACAAGTTTCTGCCTCAAAAGAGAAAAGGGCGGATCTTAAAGATGGTGAAACTGGTTCATCTGGTGAGGTGCCAATTGACACAATCTCAAAACCTGTCGTCACCGTCAACATTCCAGAGCAAAATGTGGTGCAGCAGGATTTTGTAGATATGTACATGAAAAGCATGCAGCAATTTACTGAGTCTTTGGCTAAAATGAAGCTTCCTGTGGACATTGAATCACCAACCAGTTCAGGAAATTCGAGCTCTGATCAGAATTTAGCTACACCAAAGACAAATGGCTCCCGTGTGTTTTATGGGAGTAGGGCATTCTTCTAA
- the LOC126788278 gene encoding 40S ribosomal protein S15a-5-like: MGRMILNNALRAIVNAEKRQKATVELQPISTVMSSFLKIMKNRGYIKDFEVFDPHRKGRITVQLQGRVNDCRALTYRQDVKSRDIEEYKKQKLPTDQWGYVVITTPEGVMDHEEAISRNVGGQVLGYFH, translated from the exons ATGGGTAGGATGATATTGAATAATGCATTGAGAGCAATAGTGAATGCAGAGAAAAGGCAGAAGGCTACGGTGGAATTGCAACCCATCTCCACAGTCATGTCATCTTTCCtgaaaattatgaaaaatCGAG GATATATCAAGGATTTTGAAGTTTTTGATCCGCATAGAAAAGGGAGAATTACAGTTCAACTTCAAGGCAGGGTTAATGATTGTCGAGCTCTTACTTACAGGCAAGATGTCAAGTCAAGAGATATTGAAGAGTATAAAAAGCAAAAGCTACCAACAGATCAG TGGGGTTATGTTGTGATTACAACTCCTGAAGGTGTAATGGACCATGAAGAGGCTATTTCGCGTAATGTGGGTGGTCAGGTTCTTGGCTATTTTCATTAG
- the LOC126785971 gene encoding kinesin-like protein KIN-12F codes for MKPKNTTETAAESRFLGTISASSIRNLLPRSISTKHGKSFFASKTAAPSAENTPPPNPNIQPAADDAAKPLPLPSDSPKSPTQNTPAKSEIDGSDEIEAPSDPAVKVVVRIRPTKGGDWTVNKVSPNAISVGDRAFEFDSVFDSKSDQEDVFQTVGVPLVKNALAGYNTSILSYGQSGSGKTYTLWGPPSAMVEDSSPDSCQGIVPRMFQMLFSEIQKEQENSEGKQFNYQFRCSFLEVYNEQIGDLLDPTMRNLEIKDDPKNGLYVENLTEEYVSSYEDVTQILIKGLSSRKVGATSTNSKSSRSHIVCTFIIESWCKETSSKCFGSSKTSRMSFVDLAGLERNKDEDSGRQCAREGKYVKKSLSRLGLLVNTLAKAPDSGRSEDVPYKSSCLTHLLRESIGGNSKLTVICAVAPDNNNHGEILQTLRFGERVKTIRNQPVINEITEDAVNDLSDQIRQLKDELIKAKSTSAGSRNGHFEGENLRDSLNQLRVSLNRSFLPCIDDDSDEEVYVDEEDVRELGQQLEKLHSSCEENIGDGIDLISEDDDFHSSEEKEVEDFEEVNMEDFHDEHPPRTSFKLADNNTSSGAIDPAARSGISISLCGRSPVLQGPTLTESPKIGNTQRKSVTFATSCSVSQTKVPDNSKFESDVVRESLENIQSSLRSSRNFSGPTESLAASLQRGLKLIDYHQQNSSLNKSTVSFSFEHLALKPSSAQSVDEPPVSFLCASCKRRVPDADTNEVQDSMKTLPVAADDAKDSKAMKEGADVTEEPTLREELENRCMEQAAKIEQVTQLVEQYKREKYASVAEFGKEMIPYECTGFHQQENIEECEKKEVRNELDLGYENARFDQSEKEALLKEVQMLRSKLLVQNDPSVRRSTDKLRSSLLSRSIQLRKSGSYRDLNGEELEKERERWTEMESDWISLTDDLRIDLESIRRRAEKVEMELNLEKNCTEELDDALHRSVLGHARMVEHYVELQEKYNELSGKHRAIMEGIAEVRRAAAKAGRKGRGSRFSKSLAAELSVMRVEREREKELLKKENKSLKIQLRDTAEAVHAAGELLVRLREAEHAASVAQENFKNVHQENEMLKKQVEKVKRKHKMEMITMKQYMAESKLPQSALQPMYREDSDIPQNNTIPDDDQAWRAEFGAIYQEHY; via the exons ATGAAGCCGAAGAACACCACCGAGACTGCCGCCGAGTCCCGCTTCCTCGGAACCATCTCCGCTTCATCGATCCGCAACCTCCTCCCCAGGTCCATCTCCACCAAGCACGGCAAGTCCTTCTTCGCCTCCAAAACCGCCGCGCCCAGTGCCGAAAACACCCCTCCTCCTAACCCTAACATCCAACCCGCCGCAGACGACGCTGCCAAGCCACTACCGCTCCCCTCCGATTCGCCCAAATCTCCGACTCAGAACACTCCGGCGAAG AGTGAGATTGATGGATCTGACGAAATCGAAGCACCTTCGGATCCTGCAGTGAAG GTTGTGGTGAGAATTAGACCTACAAAAGGAGGAGATTGGACTGTTAACAAGGTCTCTCCCAATGCGATATCGGTTGGGGACCGTGCTTTTGAGTTTGATTCGGTTTTTGATTCGAAATCCGATCAG GAAGATGTTTTCCAGACAGTTGGTGTGCCCTTGGTTAAAAATGCCTTGGCCGGTTACAACACTTCGATTTTGTCATATGGACAG AGTGGTAGCGGGAAGACATACACGCTGTGGGGTCCGCCAAGTGCCATGGTTGAGGATTCCTCTCCTGATAGTTGCCAGGGCATTGTTCCTCGTATGTTTCAAATGCTGTTCTCTGAGATACAGAAA GAGCAGGAGAACTCTGAAGGGAAACAGTTTAACTACCAGTTCCGTTGCTCGTTTCTTGAG GTATATAATGAACAGATAGGAGACTTACTTGATCCAACCATGCGGAACCTTGAG ATCAAAGATGATCCCAAAAATGGATTGTATGTTGAGAATCTGACCGAGGAGTATGTGAGCAGCTATGAGGATGTGACACAAATTCTGATTAAG GGGCTTTCAAGTAGAAAAGTTGGAGCAACTAGCACAAACTCTAAGAGTTCTAGGTCCCATATTGTTTGTACCTTCATCATTGAGTCATGGTGCAAG GAAACCTCATCCAAGTGTTTTGGTAGCTCAAAAACAAGCAGAATGAGCTTTGTTGATCTTGCTGGTTTGGAAAGGAATAAAGACGAGGACTCAGGTAGACAATGTGCAAGGGAAGGCAAATATGTAAAGAAGTCCTTATCACGACTTGG GCTTTTAGTAAATACTCTGGCCAAAGCACCTGATTCTGGAAGATCTGAAGATGTGCCGTACAAGTCTTCTTGCTTAACACATTTACTTCGGGAATCAATTGGTGGCAACTCAAAATTAACAGTCATCTGTGCAGTTGCCCCAGATAACAA CAATCACGGTGAGATACTGCAAACACTAAGGTTTGGAGAACGAGTGAAAACTATCAGGAACCAGCCAGTAATAAATGAAATAACTGAGGATGCTGTTAATGATCTGAGTGATCAAATTCGTCAGTTGAAG GATGAACTTATAAAAGCAAAGTCTACCTCAGCAGGCAGTAGGAATGGACATTTTGAAGGGGAAAACTTGCGGGATAGCTTGAATCAGTTACGTGTTAGCCTGAATCGCTCTTTCTTACCCTGCATAGATGATGATTCTGATGAGGAGGTATATGTTGATGAGGAGGATGTAAGGGAATTAGGTCAGCAGCTAGAGAAGCTACATAGTTCCTGTGAGGAAAATATAGGAGACGGAATTGACTTGATAAGTGAAGATGATGACTTCCATTCctcagaagaaaaagaagtagAGGACTTTGAAGAAGTTAATATGGAAGATTTTCATGATGAACATCCTCCTAGGACCAGCTTCAAATTGGCGGATAACAATACCAGTTCAGGGGCTATTGATCCAGCAGCTAGAAGTGGCATATCTATCAGCTTATGTGGCCGGTCTCCTGTCCTTCAAGGCCCTACATTGACAGAGTCTCCAAAAATTGGAAATACACAAAGGAAAAGTGTCACTTTTGCAACAAGTTGTTCAGTTAGTCAGACCAAGGTACCAGACAATTCCAAGTTTGAGTCTGATGTGGTTAGGGAGTCCCTTGAAAACATCCAATCCTCTTTGCGGTCAAGCAGGAACTTTTCTGGTCCCACCGAGTCATTAGCTGCAAGCCTTCAAAGGGGCTTAAAGTTGATTGATTATCATCAGCAGAACTCTTCATTAAACAAATCTACagtctccttctcctttgagCATTTGGCACTGAAGCCTTCCTCAGCTCAGTCAGTAGATGAGCCTCCTGTTTCTTTCCTTTGTGCATCTTGCAAAAGAAGAGTGCCTGATGCTGATACCAATGAGGTCCAGGACAGCATGAAAACATTGCCTGTAGCAGCTGATGATGCAAAGGATTCTAAGGCAATGAAAGAG GGCGCGGATGTAACGGAAGAACCTACATTGAGGGAGGAGCTTGAGAATCGTTGCATGGAGCAAGCAGCTAAAATTGAGCAGGTAACTCAATTG GTAGAGCAATACAAACGTGAGAAATATGCTTCAGTTGCGGAGTTTGGTAAAGAAATGATACCATATGAG TGTACCGGGTTTCATCAACAAGAGAATATAGAGGAATGTGAGAAAAAGGAAGTTCGTAATGAGTTGGATCTTGGGTATGAGAATGCACGATTTGATCAGAGTGAGAAAGAAGCACTTCTCAAGGAAGTTCAGATGCTAAGAAGCAAGTTGCTGGTACAAAATGATCCATCTGTCAGAAGGTCTACTGACAAACTGAGATCCTCCTTATTGTCAAGATCTATCCAACTTCGAAAAAGTGGTTCATATCGAGATTTAAATGGGGAGGAACTAGAgaaggaaagagagagatggaCAGAAATGGAGAGTGACTGGATATCCCTAACTGATGACTTGAGAATAGATCTTGAGTCCATCCGCCGCAGAGCAGAGAAGGTGGAGATGGAACTGAACTTGGAGAAGAATTGCACAGAGGAATTGGATGATGCACTTCATAGATCTGTCCTTGGGCACGCTAGAATGGTGGAACACTATGTTGAACTACAAGAGAAGTATAATGAGTTGAGTGGAAAGCACCGTGCCATCATGGAAGGAATAGCAGAGGTTAGGAGGGCAGCAGCAAAGGCCGGACGAAAGGGTCGTGGATCTCGTTTCTCCAAATCCCTAGCAGCAGAGCTCTCTGTAATGAGAGTGGAAAGGGAGCGGGAAAAGGAACTTCTGAAGAAGGAGAACAAGAGTCTTAAGATTCAACTCAGGGATACTGCAGAAGCTGTTCATGCCGCTGGAGAGCTCCTTGTTCGGCTTAGAGAAGCTGAACATGCAGCATCAGTTGCACAG GAGAACTTCAAGAATGTGCATCAGGAAAATGAGATGTTGAAGAAGCAAGTAGAGAAGGTCAAAAGAAAGCATAAGATGGAGATGATCACCATGAAGCAGTACATGGCAGAAAGTAAATTGCCTCAGTCTGCTCTGCAACCAATGTACCGGGAGGACTCTGACATTCCGCAAAACAACACAATCCCAGATGATGATCAGGCATGGAGAGCAGAATTCGGAGCGATATATCAAGAGCATTACTGA
- the LOC126785977 gene encoding protein TORNADO 1: protein MATSQNLRSLQWLLQALKSESLNLQNISFYLSQPSSGCYQETENSININISKDSLPYFTQFLTVLGASKATLLSLRNLEFHQIEWELQQLRDLAVLLECNSNLKLVMFRRNRFGRECISELSEVLKRNAVIKEVMFTESNVGSAGAGFLASALKVNESLEELQIWEDSIGSKGAEELSKMIEVNTTLKLLTIFDSNSITATPLISAVLARNRAMEVHVWSGEDGEQSSKVVEFLPENSTLRIYRLDLSGACRVACALGWNSTVKSLDMSGVRLKSRWAKEFRWVLEQNHSLKEVNLSKTFLKDKGVIYVAAGLFKNQSLESLYLDGNRFAGIGVEHILCPLSRFSALKYQANITLKSVTFGGGRTKIGREGLAAILHMLTSNETLTRLGIYDDESLRSDDFVKIFKSLEKNASLRYLSLQGCKGVQGELLLQTIMETLQVNPWIEDIDLSRTPLQASGKTDGLYQRLGQNGKAEPETDLLKDMPLTVPKSCRVFFCGQEYAGKTTLCNTILQSLYLSKLPLVDQVRSLVNPVEQAVRTVGVKIKSFKDDDTKISIWNLAGQHEFYSLHDLMFPGHGSASFFLVVSSLYRKTNNREPKNATEIEEDLQYWLRFIVSNSKRAVQQCMLPNVTIVLTHYDKVNQPSQNLQVAVNSIQRLRDKFQGFVDFYPTVFTVDARSSASVSKLTHHLIKTSKTVLQRVPRIYQLCNDLMQMLSDWRSEKYNKPAMQWKEFDELCQVKVPSLRIRSRHDNKPKMEMKRRAVATCLHHLGELIYFDELGFLILDCEWFCGEVLGQLIRLDVRKQSSSENNGFTSRKDLEKILRGSLQSPIPGIGSKIFDNLDASDLVRMMLKLELCYQQDPSDPNSLLFIPSLLEEGRGKPQRWQFSRPECIFAGRHLECDDSSHMFLTPGFFPRLQVHLHNKVMALKSQHGATYSLEKHLISININGIYIRVELGGQLGHYIDVLACSTKNLTETLRVIQQLIIPAIHSLYYGITLTENVIRPECVRNLTPPRCRKTQCVSLQQLKQALLSVPADSMYDYQHTWDPISDFGRQLMGAGFDFARDLLSDDDFREVLHHRYHDLYNLAQELQIPPDSNTDGEENALSNSDELATVEPTFGGIAKGVEVVLQRLKIIEQEIRDLKQEIQGLRYYEHRLLDELHRKVNYLVTYNVQVEERKVPNMFYFVRTENYSRRLITNMVPGMNAIQLHMLCEFRREMHVVEDQMGCEMMQVDNSTVKSLAPYTTKFMKLLTFALKIGAHLAAGMGEMIPDLSREVAHLADSSLLYGAAGAGTGTAVAAGVVGAAAIGRMQGRSRAAENSRDIQQDQRTAQQWVLDFLRERRCSTGKDIAEKFGLWRVRYQDDGQIAWICRRHINLRAHEVIEVPL from the exons ATGGCAACAAGCCAAAACCTCAGAAGTCTCCAATGGCTTCTGCAAGCTCTCAAATCTGAAAGCCTCAACCTACAAAACATCTCCTTCTACCTTTCACAACCCTCTTCAGGCTGCTACCAGGAAACCGAGAACTCCATTAACATAAACATTTCAAAAGACAGCCTCCCTTACTTTACACAGTTTCTCACAGTTTTAGGAGCATCCAAAGCAACCCTATTGTCTCTAAGAAACTTGGAGTTCCACCAGATTGAATGGGAGCTCCAACAGCTGCGTGATCTCGCTGTGTTACTTGAGTGCAACTCAAATCTCAAGCTGGTCATGTTTCGGAGAAATAGATTCGGAAGAGAGTGCATATCAGAGCTATCTGAAGTCCTGAAGAGGAATGCAGTGATCAAAGAGGTAATGTTCACTGAATCAAATGTTGGGTCTGCTGGAGCTGGATTTCTTGCTTCTGCTCTGAAAGTGAATGAAAGCTTGGAAGAGTTGCAGATATGGGAAGACTCTATTGGCTCAAagggagcagaggagctatcAAAGATGATTGAAGTAAACACAACACTGAAGCTGCTAACAATATTTGACTCAAATTCCATTACTGCAACCCCACTTATCTCTGCGGTTTTAGCAAGGAACAGAGCTATGGAAGTTCATGTTTGGAGTGGAGAAGATGGAGAACAGAGCTCTAAGGTTGTTGAGTTTCTACCTGAAAACAGTACTCTTCGAATTTACAGGCTGGACCTTTCTGGTGCATGCAGGGTTGCCTGTGCCCTTGGCTGGAACTCAACTGTCAAGTCACTTGACATGAGTGGAGTGCGGCTGAAGTCAAGATGGGCCAAGGAGTTTCGATGGGTTTTGGAGCAAAACCATAGCCTCAAAGAAGTAAACTTGTCGAAAACTTTCCTGAAAGATAAAGGAGTCATATATGTAGCCGCTGGACTATTCAAGAACCAGAGTTTGGAGAGCTTGTATCTGGATGGAAACAGATTTGCAGGAATAGGAGTTGAGCATATACTCTGTCCTTTGAGCCGGTTTTCTGCACTGAAATATCAAGCAAACATTACCTTAAAGTCTGTGACATTTGGAGGTGGGAGAACCAAGATTGGAAGGGAGGGACTTGCAGCCATTTTACATATGCTGACATCCAATGAGACTTTGACTCGGTTGGGAATATACGATGATGAGAGTTTAAGATCAGATGATTTTGTCAAAATTTTCAAGAGCTTGGAGAAGAATGCCTCCTTGAGATACTTATCTTTACAGGGCTGCAAGGGTGTTCAAGGAGAGTTGCTTCTGCAGACTATCATGGAGACATTACAGGTAAATCCTTGGATTGAAGATATTGATCTTTCGAGAACACCATTGCAAGCTTCAGGAAAGACTGATGGACTCTATCAAAGATTGGGTCAGAATGGGAAGGCAGAACCAGAAACAGATTTGCTGAAGGACATGCCGCTTACAGTACCAAAGAGTTGCAGGGTATTTTTCTGTGGGCAAGAATATGCAG GCAAGACTACATTGTGCAATACAATATTGCAGAGTCTTTATTTATCAAAGCTTCCCCTTGTGGACCAAGTAAGATCTCTAGTGAACCCAGTTGAGCAAGCGGTTAGAACAGTTGGAGTGAAGAtcaaatcattcaaagatGACGACACGAAGATTTCAATATGGAATCTTGCTGGTCAGCATGAATTCTATTCCCTCCATGATCTCATGTTTCCAGGGCATGGGAGTGCATCATTCTTTCTCGTAGTGTCCAGTCTATATAGGAAAACAAACAATAGAGAGCCAAAGAATGCAACCGAGATAGAAGAGGACCTCCAGTACTGGCTCAGGTTCATTGTGTCGAATTCAAAAAGAGCAGTTCAGCAATGCATGCTACCAAATGTGACTATCGTGCTCACACACTATGACAAAGTCAATCAGCCATCACAGAACTTGCAGGTTGCAGTAAACTCAATCCAAAGATTGCGAGACAAGTTCCAGGGATTTGTTGACTTCTACCCAACAGTGTTCACAGTTGATGCAAGATCATCAGCATCAGTGAGTAAACTCACTCATCACCTTATAAAGACTAGCAAAACGGTTCTCCAAAGAGTCCCGAGAATCTATCAGCTTTGCAATGATCTTATGCAAATGCTATCAGACTGGAGGTCAGAGAAATACAACAAGCCAGCCATGCAGTGGAAAGAGTTTGATGAGCTATGCCAAGTGAAGGTTCCGTCCTTAAGAATTCGGTCAAGACATGATAACAAACCAAAGATGGAAATGAAACGACGAGCTGTAGCTACTTGCCTTCATCACTTGGGAGAGTTAATATATTTTGATGAACTGGGGTTTCTGATCTTGGATTGTGAGTGGTTCTGTGGGGAGGTGCTTGGCCAACTAATAAGACTAGATGTAAGAAAGCAAAGCTCCTCAGAGAATAATGGATTCACCAGCAGGAAAGATTTGGAGAAGATTCTTAGAGGAAGTCTACAGAGTCCAATTCCTGGAATAGGCTCAAAGATATTCGATAATCTAGATGCTAGTGACCTTGTGAGGATGATGCTTAAACTCGAACTGTGTTACCAACAAGACCCATCCGACCCTAATTCATTGCTATTCATTCCCTCACTTCTTGAAGAAGGCAGAGGAAAGCCACAAAGATGGCAATTCAGCAGACCTGAATGCATTTTTGCAGGTAGGCATCTCGAATGTGATGATTCAAGCCACATGTTTCTCACACCAGGCTTCTTTCCTCGACTACAG GTGCATTTACACAACAAAGTCATGGCCTTGAAGAGCCAACATGGAGCAACTTACAGTCTTGAGAAGCACCtaatctcaataaatattAATGGAATCTACATCAGAGTTGAACTGGGAGGACAGCTTGGTCACTACATTGATGTTCTAGCATGCTCCACCAAGAACCTGACAGAAACGCTTAGAGTCATCCAGCAGCTTATAATACCAGCAATTCATAGCCTCTACTATGGCATCACCTTGACTGAAAACGTGATACGGCCAGAATGTGTCCGAAACCTCACACCTCCCAGATGCAGGAAAACACAATGTGTTTCATTGCAACAACTGAAACAGGCTCTACTTTCTGTTCCTGCAGACAGCATGTACGATTACCAGCACACATGGGATCCAATCTCAGATTTCGGTAGACAACTAATGGGAGCTGGTTTTGACTTTGCTCGAGACCTCCTATCAGATGATGATTTCCGAGAAGTTTTGCACCACAGATATCATGACCTATACAACCTTGCTCAAGAACTGCAAATCCCACCAGACAGCAATACAGATGGAGAAGAGAATGCATTATCCAACAGTGATGAGCTTGCAACAGTTGAACCAACTTTTGGTGGAATCGCCAAAGGGGTTGAGGTAGTTCTGCAGAGACTGAAGATCATTGAGCAAGAAATCAGAGACTTGAAACAGGAGATTCAAGGTTTGAGATATTATGAGCATAGACTCCTTGATGAGCTTCACCGCAAAGTGAATTACCTTGTGACCTACAATGTCCAAGTTGAAGAGAGGAAAGTGCCCAACATGTTCTACTTTGTCAGAACAGAAAACTACTCCAGGAGATTGATCACCAACATGGTTCCTGGAATGAATGCTATTCAACTCCACATGTTGTGTGAATTCCGTAGAGAGATGCATGTTGTCGAAGATCAGATGGGGTGTGAAATGATGCAGGTTGATAACAGTACTGTGAAGTCCTTAGCACCATACACCACCAAGTTCATGAAACTGCTGACATTTGCTCTCAAGATAGGAGCTCATCTAGCTGCTGGGATGGGTGAAATGATACCTGATTTGAGCAGGGAAGTTGCACACCTGGCTGATTCTTCCCTCCTTTATGGAGCAGCAGGTGCAGGAACCGGCACGGCAGTTGCAGCTGGAGTTGTCGGCGCTGCAGCAATTGGGCGTATGCAGGGAAGGAGCAGAGCTGCAGAAAACTCAAGAGATATCCAGCAAGATCAAAGAACAGCACAGCAGTGGGTTCTGGATTTCCTGAGGGAGCGGAGATGCTCAACTGGAAAAGATATTGCAGAGAAGTTTGGCTTATGGAGAGTGAGGTACCAAGACGATGGCCAAATTGCATGGATATGCAGGAGGCATATCAACCTCAGAGCACATGAAGTAATAGAAGTGCCactttga